A stretch of the Amia ocellicauda isolate fAmiCal2 chromosome 10, fAmiCal2.hap1, whole genome shotgun sequence genome encodes the following:
- the atg4a gene encoding cysteine protease ATG4A isoform X1 encodes MEAVLAKYENQINVFSDLLEDLPDTEEPVWILGEHYDIKTEKSELLSDVRSRLWFTYRKKFCPIGGTGPSSDAGWGCMLRCGQMILAQALVLRHLGRAWRWGKDEIPPEEYMKILHCFLDRKDSCYSIHQMAQMGVGEGKSVGEWYGPNTVAQVLKKLALFDDWNSLAVYVSMDNTVVIEDIKMLCKLSSRNRLKASPCGPSDQKGIGEALAQCATQSPGGSLGLCPHPPSSWKPLLLIIPLRMGINHINPVYIKALKECFKMPQSLGVLGGKPNLAYYFIGYIGDELIYLDPHTTQTVVEPEGNGSVDDQSYHCQRTPRRMKVMNLDPSVALGFFCKNEVDFDSWCTLVQQEILKKRTLRMFELVEKHPPHWPPFVPPTKPDVQTTGAEFIESTDKLFESEEEFEILNV; translated from the exons ATGGAGGCAG TTTTAGCTAAGTATGAAAATCAGATCAACGTGTTCTCAGACCTTCTAGAAGACCTGCCTGATACGGAAGAGCCTGTATGGATTTTAGGAGAACATTATGACATCAAAACAG AGAAGTCAGAGTTGCTATCTGATGTCAGGTCTCGACTGTGGTTCACATACAGGAAAAAGTTTTGTCCTATTG GTGGGACTGGTCCTTCCTCAGATGCCGGATGGGGGTGCATGCTGCGTTGTGGACAGATGATTCTAGCTCAAGCATTGGTGTTAAGGCATTTAGGCAGAG CGTGGCGCTGGGGGAAGGATGAAATCCCCCCAGAAGAGTACATGAAGATTCTGCACTGCTTCTTGGATAGAAAAGATAGCTGCTACTCCATCCACCAGATGG CTCAGATGGGAGTGGGAGAAGGCAAATCAGTGGGAGAGTGGTATGGACCAAACACTGTCGCTCAGGTGTTAAA gaAACTTGCCTTGTTTGACGACTGGAATTCCTTGGCTGTATATGTTTCTATGGACAACACTGTGGTTATTGAAGATATCA AAATGCTTTGCAAGCTCTCCAGTAGAAACCGTTTAAAGGCTAGCCCCTGTGGTCCCAGTGACCAAAAAGGCATTGGAGAAGCACTGGCACAGTGTGCCACCCAGTCACCAGGGGGTAGTCTGGGGTTGTGTCCACACCCCCCTTCCAGCTGGAAACCACTCCTGCTCATCATACCTCTGCGAATGGGAATAAACCACATCAACCCTGTTTACATCAAGGCCTTGAAG GAGTGCTTTAAGATGCCACAGTCCTTAGGCGTTTTAGGAGGAAAACCTAACCTTGCGTATTACTTTATCGGCTACATTG GAGACGAGCTGATCTATTTGGACCCTCACACCACTCAGACAGTGGTGGAGCCAGAAGGGAACGGCAGTGTGGATGACCAGAGTTACCACTGCCAGAGAACCCCCCGCAGGATGAAAGTCATGAACCTTGACCCCTCTGTGGCATTG GGATTTTTCTGCAAGAACGAAGTGGACTTTGACAGCTGGTGTACACTCGTTCAGCAG GAGATTTTAAAGAAGAGAACTTTACGGATGTTCGAGTTGGTGGAGAAACACCCTCCTCATTGGCCTCCTTTTGTTCCTCCCACCAAACCAGATGTCCAGACAACAGGAGCAG AGTTCATCGAATCAACCGATAAGCTGTTTGAATCGGAAGAAGAGTTTGAAATTCTCAACGTATGA
- the atg4a gene encoding cysteine protease ATG4A isoform X2: MLRCGQMILAQALVLRHLGRAWRWGKDEIPPEEYMKILHCFLDRKDSCYSIHQMAQMGVGEGKSVGEWYGPNTVAQVLKKLALFDDWNSLAVYVSMDNTVVIEDIKMLCKLSSRNRLKASPCGPSDQKGIGEALAQCATQSPGGSLGLCPHPPSSWKPLLLIIPLRMGINHINPVYIKALKECFKMPQSLGVLGGKPNLAYYFIGYIGDELIYLDPHTTQTVVEPEGNGSVDDQSYHCQRTPRRMKVMNLDPSVALGFFCKNEVDFDSWCTLVQQEILKKRTLRMFELVEKHPPHWPPFVPPTKPDVQTTGAEFIESTDKLFESEEEFEILNV, encoded by the exons ATGCTGCGTTGTGGACAGATGATTCTAGCTCAAGCATTGGTGTTAAGGCATTTAGGCAGAG CGTGGCGCTGGGGGAAGGATGAAATCCCCCCAGAAGAGTACATGAAGATTCTGCACTGCTTCTTGGATAGAAAAGATAGCTGCTACTCCATCCACCAGATGG CTCAGATGGGAGTGGGAGAAGGCAAATCAGTGGGAGAGTGGTATGGACCAAACACTGTCGCTCAGGTGTTAAA gaAACTTGCCTTGTTTGACGACTGGAATTCCTTGGCTGTATATGTTTCTATGGACAACACTGTGGTTATTGAAGATATCA AAATGCTTTGCAAGCTCTCCAGTAGAAACCGTTTAAAGGCTAGCCCCTGTGGTCCCAGTGACCAAAAAGGCATTGGAGAAGCACTGGCACAGTGTGCCACCCAGTCACCAGGGGGTAGTCTGGGGTTGTGTCCACACCCCCCTTCCAGCTGGAAACCACTCCTGCTCATCATACCTCTGCGAATGGGAATAAACCACATCAACCCTGTTTACATCAAGGCCTTGAAG GAGTGCTTTAAGATGCCACAGTCCTTAGGCGTTTTAGGAGGAAAACCTAACCTTGCGTATTACTTTATCGGCTACATTG GAGACGAGCTGATCTATTTGGACCCTCACACCACTCAGACAGTGGTGGAGCCAGAAGGGAACGGCAGTGTGGATGACCAGAGTTACCACTGCCAGAGAACCCCCCGCAGGATGAAAGTCATGAACCTTGACCCCTCTGTGGCATTG GGATTTTTCTGCAAGAACGAAGTGGACTTTGACAGCTGGTGTACACTCGTTCAGCAG GAGATTTTAAAGAAGAGAACTTTACGGATGTTCGAGTTGGTGGAGAAACACCCTCCTCATTGGCCTCCTTTTGTTCCTCCCACCAAACCAGATGTCCAGACAACAGGAGCAG AGTTCATCGAATCAACCGATAAGCTGTTTGAATCGGAAGAAGAGTTTGAAATTCTCAACGTATGA